The following proteins are encoded in a genomic region of Chryseobacterium cucumeris:
- a CDS encoding nucleotide pyrophosphohydrolase: protein MEITQLQQQVDEWIKTIGVRYFNELTNMAMLTEEVGEVARIIARRYGEQSEKESDKNKDLGEELADVLFVTLCLANQTGVNLQDAFDRKMKIKTDRDKDRHQNNEKLK from the coding sequence ATGGAAATTACACAGTTACAGCAGCAGGTAGATGAATGGATCAAAACCATCGGTGTAAGGTATTTTAATGAGCTTACCAATATGGCCATGCTGACAGAAGAAGTGGGTGAAGTAGCAAGGATCATTGCCAGAAGATATGGCGAACAAAGCGAGAAGGAAAGTGATAAAAACAAAGATCTTGGTGAAGAACTGGCAGATGTGCTTTTTGTTACGTTATGCCTGGCCAACCAAACCGGAGTCAATCTGCAAGATGCTTTCGACAGAAAAATGAAAATAAAAACTGACCGTGATAAAGACCGGCATCAGAACAACGAAAAATTGAAATAA
- a CDS encoding 3-phosphoshikimate 1-carboxyvinyltransferase, which produces MKLEKSKLSGDKTVQISGSKSISNRLLILESLFSNIKIGNLSNSQDTQLLKKALSENTETVDIHHAGTAMRFLTSYYSIQEGKTTVLTGSGRMKERPIKNLVSALRDLGVEIEYIENEGFPPLKITGRKITQTSVNVPANISSQFITSLLLIAGKLENGLVINLVGEVTSRSYIEMTLDILTRFGIQSSFEGNAIKVEPFSPDKNAEAVHYEVESDWSSASYFYSICALGRKTIHLKSFYKESTQGDSAIADIYEKFFGIKTTFSEDEHQLTLEPHPDFSFPEKIMLDMNDCPDIAQTLCVTAAALKIPFEISGLGTLRVKETDRLLALYNELKKLGTETEITDLTIKSISFGEAQDPISIKTYQDHRMAMSFAPFCLIKELNIEDEDVVEKSYPMFWKDLESILTH; this is translated from the coding sequence ATGAAGCTAGAAAAATCAAAATTATCGGGAGATAAAACAGTACAGATCAGCGGTTCGAAGAGTATTTCGAATCGTTTATTGATTCTGGAAAGCCTGTTTAGTAATATAAAAATCGGGAATTTATCCAATTCCCAGGATACTCAGCTGCTGAAAAAAGCATTATCTGAGAACACAGAAACCGTGGACATCCACCATGCAGGAACGGCGATGCGTTTTCTTACTTCTTATTATTCTATTCAGGAAGGAAAGACAACTGTTCTTACAGGTTCCGGAAGAATGAAAGAAAGACCGATCAAAAATCTGGTAAGTGCATTGAGGGATCTTGGAGTGGAAATTGAATATATAGAGAATGAAGGATTTCCTCCTTTAAAAATTACAGGAAGAAAAATCACCCAGACTTCGGTAAATGTTCCGGCGAATATCTCAAGCCAGTTTATCACTTCTCTACTTCTTATTGCAGGAAAACTTGAAAACGGATTAGTCATTAATCTTGTAGGAGAAGTGACTTCAAGATCTTATATTGAAATGACGCTTGACATCCTGACCAGATTTGGCATCCAAAGCAGTTTTGAAGGAAATGCCATCAAAGTAGAGCCTTTCAGTCCTGACAAGAATGCTGAGGCTGTACATTATGAAGTGGAAAGCGACTGGAGTTCGGCTTCTTACTTCTACTCTATCTGTGCGTTGGGAAGAAAAACAATCCATCTGAAAAGTTTTTATAAAGAATCCACACAAGGAGATTCTGCCATTGCTGATATCTACGAAAAGTTCTTCGGGATTAAAACTACTTTTTCTGAAGATGAGCATCAACTAACGCTTGAACCTCACCCTGATTTTTCTTTCCCGGAAAAAATTATGCTGGATATGAACGACTGTCCGGACATTGCACAAACTCTTTGTGTAACAGCCGCCGCTTTAAAAATTCCTTTTGAGATTTCCGGACTGGGGACCTTAAGAGTAAAGGAAACCGACAGGCTTCTGGCTTTATATAATGAGCTTAAAAAGCTGGGTACCGAAACAGAGATCACAGATTTGACGATTAAATCAATCAGTTTTGGAGAGGCACAAGACCCTATTTCGATCAAGACCTATCAGGATCACAGAATGGCGATGAGTTTCGCTCCGTTCTGCCTGATTAAGGAACTCAATATTGAAGATGAAGATGTAGTGGAAAAGTCTTATCCAATGTTCTGGAAAGATCTTGAAAGTATACTGACTCATTAA
- a CDS encoding phosphatidylinositol-specific phospholipase C: MFKQSMKRMTAITLGVVTASIFFSCSNDSILERDSNENNVPSLTKTAGRASLLPVSLNSWMAGIQDNISISKISIPGTHDSGARIDAPVVSGTAKTQDLSIAEQLNAGVRFLDIRCRHIDNAFTIHHGAIYQNMNFDDVLNACYTFLQNNPSETIIMSVKEEYDASNTTRTFEQTFDSYVQKNPSKWDLGANIPTLGAIRGKIKLLRRFSSGTTKGINASPWADNTTFDINNSGVQLKVQDYYKVTNNDDKWNAISRLLNEAKNDTNGKLFLNFTSGYKPGIFGIPSIPTVSNNINPRLKTFFQTNTQGTFGIMPIDFVNAELSQLIVNTNF, encoded by the coding sequence ATGTTCAAACAAAGCATGAAACGTATGACAGCCATCACTCTCGGAGTGGTTACTGCATCCATCTTTTTTTCCTGTTCAAACGACAGTATCCTGGAAAGGGATTCCAACGAAAACAATGTCCCTTCTTTAACAAAAACAGCTGGCAGAGCTTCATTACTGCCTGTTTCTCTGAATAGCTGGATGGCCGGTATTCAGGATAATATTTCTATTTCAAAAATATCAATTCCCGGTACTCATGATTCCGGAGCTCGTATAGATGCCCCTGTTGTATCAGGTACGGCTAAAACCCAGGATCTCAGCATTGCAGAACAGCTGAATGCCGGTGTACGTTTTCTGGATATCCGCTGCAGACATATTGACAATGCTTTTACCATTCATCATGGTGCAATTTATCAGAATATGAATTTTGATGATGTATTGAATGCCTGTTATACATTCCTTCAGAACAATCCGTCAGAAACCATTATCATGTCTGTTAAAGAAGAATATGATGCTTCCAACACCACCAGAACTTTTGAACAGACTTTTGATTCTTATGTACAGAAAAATCCGTCTAAATGGGATCTTGGAGCCAATATTCCCACACTGGGAGCTATAAGAGGAAAGATCAAGTTATTAAGAAGGTTTTCTTCGGGAACAACCAAGGGGATCAATGCTTCACCCTGGGCTGACAATACTACTTTTGACATCAATAACTCAGGCGTACAGCTGAAAGTTCAGGATTATTACAAGGTGACCAACAATGATGATAAGTGGAATGCCATCTCCCGCCTGCTTAACGAAGCTAAAAATGATACGAATGGCAAACTTTTCTTGAATTTCACCAGCGGCTATAAACCTGGAATCTTCGGGATCCCAAGCATTCCTACCGTATCCAATAATATCAATCCAAGACTTAAAACATTCTTCCAGACCAATACTCAGGGTACATTCGGAATAATGCCGATTGACTTTGTGAATGCCGAACTTTCTCAATTGATCGTTAACACCAATTTCTAA
- a CDS encoding alkaline phosphatase: MKLSKIWAVLALAVFSENQAQNYLKYNVGNAHSHNDYMQDIPFWQAYYANFGSIEADVFPVKDQLWVAHTEKELSPDRTLESLYLDNISKQIKLNKGNIYPDAGKKLQLLIDIKQDYKTSLDALVSIFRKYPEITGNPGIKIVITGGRPQPADFKNYPNYLYFDGDLDQNYSEDQLKRIGMFSADLPGLVKWNGKGIPRDEETAKIKTAVDKAHAKQKPVRFYGAPDFPNAWVNLMDLGVDYINTDHIPDLKKFMNTIPKNFYKNTKEYSTYTPTYQSDGVEKKVKNVILLIPDGTSLPQYYAAFTANKGKLNVFNMKSTGLSKTNSSNAYITDSAPGSTAFATGVKTKNTFVGVDNMGKALAQIPDIIAEKGMVSGLISTGDVTDATPADFYAHSDNRNSSEPILKDFAASKTKILVGGPTSGLSQENMQKFKDAGIDLYQDLKSVTKINNRTLVIDPLASQRISNGRGNWLADAFDLTLNDLKNNKKGFFIMIEASQTDGGGHSNNIEHLVTELLDFDHVVGKAMKFADENKETLVIVVGDHETGGLTLLDGSLKEGWVFGNFSTNDHTSIPSSVFAYGPNSKEFTGLFENTEIFNKILAAYGIKK, encoded by the coding sequence ATGAAACTATCAAAAATATGGGCTGTACTGGCCCTGGCTGTTTTTTCTGAAAATCAGGCACAGAATTATTTAAAGTATAATGTAGGGAATGCCCATTCGCATAATGACTATATGCAGGACATCCCTTTCTGGCAGGCATATTATGCCAATTTCGGTTCTATAGAAGCAGATGTTTTTCCGGTAAAAGACCAGCTTTGGGTTGCTCATACTGAAAAAGAACTTTCTCCGGACAGAACATTGGAAAGTCTTTATCTCGATAATATTTCAAAACAGATTAAGCTGAACAAAGGAAATATCTATCCTGATGCTGGTAAGAAACTTCAGTTGCTGATTGATATTAAGCAGGATTATAAAACATCATTGGATGCTTTAGTCAGTATATTCAGGAAATACCCGGAAATTACGGGTAATCCGGGAATTAAAATTGTGATTACCGGAGGAAGACCTCAGCCTGCAGATTTTAAGAACTATCCCAACTATCTTTACTTTGACGGAGATCTTGACCAAAATTATTCTGAAGATCAGCTGAAAAGAATCGGAATGTTCAGTGCAGATCTTCCGGGATTGGTAAAATGGAACGGGAAAGGAATTCCAAGGGATGAAGAAACCGCAAAAATTAAAACTGCGGTTGATAAAGCTCATGCGAAGCAAAAACCTGTTCGCTTTTACGGAGCTCCGGATTTTCCGAATGCATGGGTAAATCTGATGGATTTAGGTGTAGATTATATCAATACCGATCATATTCCTGATCTTAAAAAATTCATGAACACCATTCCGAAAAACTTTTATAAAAATACAAAAGAGTACAGCACTTATACTCCAACTTATCAATCAGACGGAGTAGAAAAAAAAGTAAAGAATGTCATCCTTCTTATTCCGGACGGAACTTCTTTACCGCAATATTATGCTGCCTTTACAGCTAATAAAGGGAAACTGAATGTTTTCAATATGAAATCCACAGGGCTTTCCAAGACCAATTCATCCAATGCCTATATTACAGATTCAGCACCGGGTTCTACAGCGTTCGCAACAGGAGTGAAAACCAAAAACACTTTTGTCGGAGTTGACAATATGGGAAAAGCACTGGCACAGATCCCTGATATCATTGCTGAAAAAGGAATGGTTTCAGGTCTGATTTCCACAGGAGATGTTACAGATGCAACGCCAGCTGATTTCTACGCCCATTCGGATAACAGAAACAGTTCGGAACCTATTCTGAAAGATTTTGCAGCTTCAAAAACGAAAATCCTGGTCGGTGGCCCTACAAGTGGCTTGTCTCAGGAAAATATGCAGAAATTTAAAGATGCCGGAATCGATCTCTATCAGGATTTGAAATCAGTAACGAAAATCAATAACCGTACGCTGGTTATTGATCCTCTGGCCTCACAAAGAATCAGCAATGGAAGAGGAAACTGGCTTGCAGATGCCTTTGATCTTACTTTAAATGATTTAAAGAACAATAAAAAAGGGTTCTTTATAATGATTGAAGCATCACAGACTGATGGAGGAGGACATAGCAATAATATAGAACATCTGGTGACGGAATTACTGGATTTCGACCATGTTGTAGGGAAAGCTATGAAATTTGCTGACGAAAATAAAGAAACCTTAGTGATTGTAGTGGGGGATCATGAAACCGGAGGTTTAACACTTTTAGATGGCAGTCTGAAAGAGGGTTGGGTATTCGGAAACTTCAGTACGAATGATCATACCTCTATTCCGTCAAGTGTTTTTGCGTACGGACCGAATTCAAAAGAATTCACAGGATTGTTCGAAAACACTGAAATCTTCAACAAAATACTGGCTGCTTACGGAATTAAGAAATAG
- a CDS encoding RagB/SusD family nutrient uptake outer membrane protein: MKFFNKILLVSGISVMLLSCTGELDVQPEGTPTEASFWKTENDLITGANAMYKPLFDGEFYGRGLFWFINASDDMVTGRAKSEADNAKNFSSNYIAAGDLETQWNKRYNVIGVANRVIRNVDNIQTSQAIKNKYLGEALFMSSRMYFELAYSYGNEKAGVPIIDRSKDPDPNPIPRAANVMENYTYIVNDLKRAAELLPAQAELPAKDYGRPHKAAAWALLAKVYLFMKDWKNAEFWANEVMTKGNRALLGNFADVFKAENNYSSEYIWSVPGTTKFTAWGSILPGVMLENKGWGEYNGWGYFQPTKELFDEYETGDLRRSATILKIGDKFTFNGKERTYASTNSLTGYQFNKYMDAFKYELKNGHVSANGDYPCTDLAVPIMRYAEVILIKAEALLMQGKSADQEINMIRARAGLSAKNGCTMADLKHERRCELAGEWADRHRDLVRWGDAQAAYAKPLHGINGQVVWAARNFNPAVHNVWAVPQAEIVNSHGIIKQNEGW, translated from the coding sequence ATGAAATTTTTCAATAAAATATTGTTAGTATCAGGAATATCCGTAATGCTTTTGTCATGTACAGGCGAACTGGATGTTCAACCTGAAGGAACACCTACCGAAGCCAGCTTCTGGAAAACAGAAAACGATCTTATTACCGGGGCAAACGCGATGTACAAGCCTTTATTCGATGGTGAATTTTACGGCAGAGGTTTGTTCTGGTTTATCAATGCCAGTGATGATATGGTAACCGGAAGAGCAAAAAGTGAAGCAGATAATGCAAAAAACTTCAGCAGTAATTATATCGCGGCAGGAGACCTTGAAACCCAGTGGAATAAAAGATATAATGTGATTGGAGTGGCCAACCGTGTGATCCGTAATGTTGATAATATCCAGACTTCTCAGGCCATTAAAAACAAATACCTTGGAGAAGCTTTATTTATGAGCAGCAGAATGTATTTTGAGCTGGCTTATTCTTACGGAAATGAAAAAGCGGGAGTTCCGATCATAGACCGTTCAAAAGACCCTGATCCTAATCCGATTCCAAGAGCAGCCAACGTAATGGAAAATTACACGTACATTGTCAACGACCTGAAAAGAGCTGCCGAATTATTACCTGCACAGGCAGAACTTCCTGCAAAGGATTACGGAAGACCTCATAAAGCTGCTGCCTGGGCATTGTTAGCAAAAGTATATCTGTTTATGAAAGACTGGAAGAATGCAGAATTCTGGGCTAATGAAGTAATGACCAAAGGAAACAGAGCCTTATTAGGTAATTTTGCTGATGTCTTCAAAGCTGAAAATAACTACAGTTCAGAATACATCTGGTCTGTTCCGGGAACTACAAAGTTTACTGCCTGGGGAAGTATTCTTCCGGGAGTAATGCTTGAAAACAAAGGATGGGGAGAATATAACGGATGGGGATATTTTCAGCCAACAAAAGAGTTATTTGATGAATACGAAACGGGTGACCTTAGACGAAGTGCTACCATTCTGAAAATTGGAGATAAATTTACCTTCAACGGAAAAGAAAGAACATACGCTTCTACAAATTCCCTTACCGGATACCAGTTTAATAAATATATGGATGCCTTCAAATATGAGCTGAAAAATGGTCACGTGAGTGCCAACGGAGATTATCCATGTACAGACCTTGCCGTTCCGATCATGCGTTACGCTGAGGTGATCCTGATCAAAGCAGAAGCTTTACTGATGCAGGGAAAATCTGCTGATCAGGAGATCAATATGATCAGAGCACGTGCAGGTTTATCTGCTAAAAACGGATGTACAATGGCAGATCTGAAGCATGAAAGACGTTGCGAACTGGCGGGTGAATGGGCAGACAGACACAGAGACCTTGTGCGTTGGGGAGATGCGCAGGCTGCTTATGCTAAACCTCTGCATGGTATCAACGGACAGGTAGTCTGGGCCGCAAGAAACTTTAATCCGGCTGTACATAATGTTTGGGCAGTTCCACAGGCTGAAATCGTAAACAGTCATGGGATCATTAAACAAAATGAAGGCTGGTAA
- a CDS encoding SusC/RagA family TonB-linked outer membrane protein produces the protein MNVFKIPVSVTYLTGRVLLIGAISASPIFLAQKKDSLKEKSIDEIVVVGYGTQKKSKVSGAVSEASLDKLTSRSLSGVGEVLQGKAPGVTVVNEGGDPNGAPKVNIRGLGGINGETPLYVVDGVVFNGTPSINPNDIQDISVLKDASAAIYGARSSGGVILITTKKGKKGNLAVDFDVKYGVNQAWRLKESLNAAEFQDVMYKAYENAGKLGSLPTAFNPNQYPDGRITRTDWMKEIFRTGTIQEYNINLSGGSEKSRYFVGMNHRSLEGILLNTQAKRYNFRVNSEHKVKDWLTIGENMYYNYSDGNTADTKSGYTGALIAAMYYPPNVPVYTPSGAFSGLPIDVAGGYGDMINPVAYLKRISIRNPTHEILINPYAEITLAKDLKFRSNFSQTFKLGDVKNFTYRVLEIGKIFDTNNLEYQSNNSSTALAEQLLTYKISAGQHNFDFLGGFTFQKTIDDGFVAKSYDFRSEAEVFQHLQNAADTNKDVSSYRFKQSLVSYLARVNYDYAGKYIVSLLGRRDGSSLVAKQNRFANYYAVSGAWVVSKENFMKDISWLSSLKLRGSYGILGNLGGISPQAVNPLMTRDNNVIFGQDPSQNIAYYATTRPNPDLKWGKSEQTNFGVDASFLHNSLSLQFDYFVKNSKDQIFNVSLPSTATYNNQYVNAGLFQDKGYELGINYNKVVSGDFTFSIGATMSQLKNTVKQLANVDEIFINDNGVRGVLKPTRVKVGDPLYSFYGYKTGGIFQTQEEINNYKDANGNLIQPNAKPGDIKFLKKEGNTGVLNNNDFVNLGSPYPKFSYGFSYNMTWKNFDLNLFFQGVYGNKIFNGMKFISLNPGGTGQNYNMDRDILNAWTPQNTNTDIPRLVHGDPSGNYSKVSDFYVEDGSYLRLKNLTIGYSLPKELYHKLDVNKVRVYVTTNNLFTITKYTGFDPEVGMNSYGVDTGRYPQARSFIFGVEIGL, from the coding sequence ATGAATGTATTTAAAATCCCTGTATCCGTAACTTATTTAACGGGAAGGGTATTACTTATTGGTGCAATATCGGCTTCACCGATATTCCTCGCTCAGAAAAAAGACAGCTTAAAAGAAAAATCCATCGACGAGATTGTTGTTGTCGGCTACGGAACACAGAAAAAAAGTAAAGTTTCCGGAGCCGTTTCGGAGGCTTCGTTGGATAAGCTAACCTCCAGATCTTTATCCGGAGTAGGAGAAGTTCTTCAGGGGAAAGCTCCCGGAGTAACTGTAGTGAACGAAGGTGGAGATCCTAACGGAGCACCGAAGGTCAATATTCGTGGTCTGGGAGGAATCAATGGAGAAACACCTTTGTATGTGGTGGATGGAGTGGTTTTCAACGGAACACCCTCTATCAATCCGAATGATATTCAGGATATTTCTGTACTTAAAGATGCCTCTGCGGCCATTTATGGAGCAAGATCTTCAGGAGGGGTTATTCTGATTACCACTAAAAAAGGGAAGAAAGGGAATCTAGCAGTAGATTTTGATGTTAAGTACGGCGTAAACCAGGCATGGAGGCTGAAAGAATCCCTGAATGCGGCAGAATTTCAGGACGTGATGTACAAAGCCTATGAAAATGCCGGGAAACTGGGAAGTCTGCCAACTGCTTTTAATCCTAATCAATATCCGGACGGAAGAATTACCAGAACAGACTGGATGAAAGAAATTTTTAGAACAGGAACCATTCAGGAATACAATATTAATCTTAGCGGAGGAAGCGAAAAATCCAGATATTTTGTGGGCATGAACCACAGAAGCCTTGAGGGGATTTTACTGAATACTCAGGCAAAACGATACAATTTCAGAGTCAATTCCGAACATAAAGTAAAAGATTGGCTGACGATCGGAGAAAATATGTACTATAATTACTCTGACGGCAATACAGCCGATACCAAAAGTGGATATACAGGAGCTTTGATAGCGGCTATGTACTATCCGCCCAATGTTCCGGTATATACGCCGAGTGGTGCGTTTTCCGGACTGCCGATTGATGTGGCAGGTGGTTACGGAGATATGATCAATCCTGTTGCTTATCTTAAAAGAATCAGCATCAGAAATCCTACCCACGAGATTTTAATTAATCCTTATGCTGAAATTACACTGGCAAAAGATTTAAAATTCCGTTCCAATTTCTCACAGACTTTTAAGCTGGGGGATGTAAAAAACTTTACATACAGAGTCCTTGAGATTGGGAAAATTTTTGATACCAATAATCTGGAATACCAATCCAATAATTCTTCAACAGCGCTTGCAGAACAATTGTTAACCTATAAAATCTCAGCAGGACAGCATAATTTCGATTTCCTTGGAGGATTTACTTTTCAGAAAACAATTGATGATGGTTTTGTGGCAAAATCGTATGACTTCAGAAGTGAAGCTGAGGTTTTCCAGCACCTTCAGAACGCTGCGGATACCAATAAAGATGTTTCCAGTTACAGATTTAAGCAATCTTTGGTTTCTTATCTGGCGAGGGTAAACTACGACTATGCAGGAAAGTATATTGTAAGTTTATTGGGAAGACGTGATGGCTCTTCACTGGTAGCAAAACAGAACAGATTTGCTAATTACTATGCCGTTTCCGGTGCCTGGGTGGTTTCGAAAGAAAACTTTATGAAAGATATCTCATGGCTTTCAAGTCTGAAATTAAGAGGCAGTTACGGTATTTTGGGTAACCTTGGAGGAATTTCACCACAGGCTGTGAATCCGTTGATGACCAGAGATAATAATGTCATTTTCGGTCAGGATCCATCTCAGAATATTGCTTATTATGCCACCACACGTCCGAATCCGGACCTGAAATGGGGTAAATCTGAGCAGACCAACTTCGGGGTAGATGCTTCCTTCCTTCATAACAGCCTTTCCCTACAGTTCGATTACTTTGTGAAAAATTCCAAAGATCAGATTTTCAACGTAAGCTTGCCAAGTACGGCAACGTACAATAATCAGTATGTGAATGCGGGATTATTCCAGGATAAAGGGTACGAATTGGGAATTAATTATAACAAAGTAGTTTCAGGTGATTTCACGTTCTCAATAGGAGCTACGATGAGTCAACTAAAAAATACGGTGAAGCAGCTTGCCAATGTGGATGAGATCTTCATCAATGATAACGGAGTAAGAGGAGTATTGAAGCCAACCCGTGTAAAAGTAGGCGATCCTTTGTATTCTTTCTATGGTTATAAGACCGGAGGGATTTTCCAGACTCAGGAAGAAATCAACAATTATAAAGATGCCAACGGAAATCTTATCCAGCCCAATGCCAAGCCGGGAGATATCAAATTCCTGAAAAAGGAAGGAAATACCGGAGTGCTTAATAATAATGATTTTGTTAATCTTGGAAGTCCATATCCTAAGTTCTCCTATGGCTTTTCATACAATATGACCTGGAAAAACTTTGATCTGAATTTATTCTTCCAGGGCGTTTACGGAAATAAAATTTTCAACGGAATGAAGTTTATTTCGTTGAATCCGGGTGGAACGGGACAAAACTATAATATGGACAGAGATATCCTGAATGCATGGACACCTCAGAATACGAATACCGATATCCCAAGACTGGTACACGGTGACCCAAGCGGCAATTATTCCAAAGTATCAGATTTCTACGTGGAAGACGGATCTTACTTAAGGCTGAAAAACCTTACCATCGGGTATTCATTACCAAAAGAATTGTACCATAAACTGGATGTAAACAAAGTGAGAGTGTATGTAACCACCAACAACCTGTTTACCATAACGAAATATACAGGATTTGATCCTGAAGTAGGAATGAACTCTTACGGAGTAGATACCGGAAGATATCCTCAGGCACGCTCATTCATCTTCGGAGTAGAGATCGGATTATAA
- a CDS encoding SDR family oxidoreductase — protein sequence MTIIITGTSSGIGFALAEYFGKKGHKVYGLSRKHTESQYFKSIPTDVTDNTAVQNAVAEVLKTETKIDVLINNAGMGMVGAVEDSTKEDILKLFSLNLAGPVQMMSAVLPNMREHKFGKIINVSSIGSEMGLPFRGFYSASKSALDKVTEAMRYEVYPWNIDVCSLHLGDIKTNIADNRVIAQVSQPYKNVFDKVYALMNSHVNDGTEPSEVAEYIEKLLAKNKWKAHYYFGKFGQKIGVPLKWILPQGTYENLMKKYNKLDKN from the coding sequence ATGACCATCATTATAACAGGAACCTCATCAGGAATCGGGTTTGCATTGGCAGAATATTTTGGTAAAAAAGGACATAAAGTATACGGATTAAGCCGAAAACATACAGAAAGCCAATACTTCAAATCGATCCCAACTGATGTGACAGACAATACTGCAGTTCAAAATGCTGTAGCTGAGGTTTTAAAAACAGAAACCAAAATTGATGTTCTGATCAACAATGCCGGAATGGGAATGGTAGGAGCCGTGGAAGATTCTACGAAAGAAGATATTCTGAAGCTTTTCAGCCTGAATCTTGCCGGACCTGTACAGATGATGAGTGCCGTACTCCCGAATATGCGTGAGCACAAATTTGGAAAAATTATCAATGTTTCCAGTATCGGAAGTGAAATGGGTCTGCCTTTCCGCGGATTTTATTCGGCTTCTAAATCGGCTCTGGATAAAGTAACGGAAGCGATGAGATATGAAGTTTACCCATGGAATATTGATGTATGCTCTCTGCATCTGGGAGATATTAAAACCAATATTGCAGACAACAGAGTCATTGCACAGGTCTCCCAGCCTTATAAAAATGTTTTTGACAAAGTATATGCGCTGATGAATTCTCACGTGAATGACGGAACAGAGCCTTCGGAAGTCGCAGAATACATTGAAAAACTTTTAGCAAAAAATAAATGGAAAGCGCATTATTATTTTGGTAAATTCGGACAGAAAATCGGGGTTCCTTTGAAATGGATTCTTCCGCAGGGAACTTATGAGAATTTGATGAAGAAGTATAATAAACTGGATAAAAATTAG